In Candidatus Krumholzibacteriia bacterium, the following are encoded in one genomic region:
- the purQ gene encoding phosphoribosylformylglycinamidine synthase I, whose protein sequence is MTRVAVVEFPGTNCMHETAAALRAAGAVAEIVRWNAPAAAGAGFAAYVVAGGFAYEDRVRAGVIAAKHEILATIAAAAAAGKPVLGVCNGAQVLVESGLVPALESGRVEVALAPNAVRGWSGYYCGWVHLRPARHRGFLAGLPPETLPLPVGHGEGRFTGKMELFQRLERDGQIPLRYVTAAGGEASDFPLNPNGSLLGAAALSNAAGNVVALMPHPERAAWLYQVPETLPGAWGERRRQASGQELLGPGPGLAVYIQLVRAAAVWSEAS, encoded by the coding sequence ATGACCCGGGTGGCCGTGGTCGAGTTTCCCGGGACGAACTGCATGCACGAGACCGCGGCAGCGTTGCGGGCCGCGGGAGCGGTGGCGGAGATCGTGCGCTGGAATGCGCCCGCTGCGGCGGGCGCGGGCTTCGCGGCATACGTCGTGGCCGGAGGCTTCGCCTACGAGGACCGGGTGCGCGCCGGCGTCATCGCCGCCAAGCACGAGATCCTGGCGACGATCGCCGCCGCGGCGGCGGCGGGCAAGCCCGTCCTCGGCGTCTGCAACGGCGCTCAGGTCCTGGTGGAGTCGGGCCTGGTGCCGGCACTGGAGAGTGGCCGGGTGGAGGTGGCGCTGGCGCCCAACGCGGTCCGAGGCTGGAGCGGCTACTACTGCGGCTGGGTGCACTTGCGCCCGGCGCGACACCGGGGCTTCCTGGCGGGATTGCCGCCGGAGACACTCCCCCTGCCGGTGGGGCACGGCGAAGGTCGCTTCACCGGAAAGATGGAACTCTTCCAGCGCTTGGAGCGCGACGGGCAGATCCCGCTCCGCTACGTCACCGCCGCCGGCGGCGAGGCGTCGGACTTCCCGCTCAACCCGAACGGCAGCTTGCTCGGTGCCGCAGCGCTCAGCAACGCTGCGGGCAACGTCGTCGCCCTCATGCCGCACCCCGAACGGGCGGCATGGTTGTATCAAGTACCAGAGACCTTGCCGGGAGCCTGGGGAGAACGACGCCGTCAGGCCTCGGGCCAGGAACTCCTCGGCCCCGGTCCGGGGCTCGCCGTGTACATCCAGTTGGTCCGGGCTGCTGCAGTGTGGTCCGAGGCCTCGTGA
- the purF gene encoding amidophosphoribosyltransferase, with amino-acid sequence MRVEAREEGDMDGAQQERGRMDDGRHEPQGTDDGLHEECGIFGVHGHADAAEMTYYGLYSLQHRGQESSGIAVGDGKEVRCHRGMGLVAEVFGRGSLAQLPGHVAIGHNRYSTYGSVSVSNAQPLLVNCRSGKLAVAHNGNLVNAASLRRGMEAEGSIFQSDSDTEVILHLAARSRATDLAGMLSEALRQIHGAASLVFATRDTLVAYRDPHGFRPLALGRVGKATVVASETCAFDLLEAEFERDIRPGELFLVDGNGRRSLQLESDGPRHQCIFEHIYFARPDSRVFGEKVDRARRRSGKQLAREHPAAGDIVIAVPDSSNTAAMGYARVSGLRYEIGLIRNHYIGRTFINPEPGLRSFGVRVKFNPVQGVLAGRRVVVVDDSIVRGTTMRQLVRLIRGAGAAEVHLRIASPPIRWPCFYGIDTPARDELLAARMSLEAMRESLGVDSLGYLSLEGLRACVEDPHNYCSACFDGDYPVDPFGAEEAKARRRAALPEGDAVISGRPGQDFRTH; translated from the coding sequence GTGAGGGTCGAGGCCAGGGAGGAAGGCGACATGGACGGGGCGCAGCAGGAGAGGGGCCGGATGGACGACGGGCGGCACGAACCACAGGGCACCGACGACGGGCTGCACGAGGAATGCGGCATCTTCGGTGTCCATGGCCACGCCGATGCGGCGGAGATGACCTACTACGGCCTCTACTCGCTCCAGCATCGCGGCCAGGAGAGCAGCGGCATCGCGGTCGGCGACGGCAAGGAAGTGCGCTGCCACCGCGGCATGGGCCTGGTGGCCGAGGTCTTCGGCCGGGGCAGCCTGGCACAGTTGCCCGGGCACGTGGCCATCGGCCACAACCGCTATTCCACCTACGGCAGCGTGAGCGTGAGCAACGCCCAGCCCCTGCTGGTGAATTGCCGTTCCGGGAAGCTGGCGGTGGCGCACAACGGCAACCTGGTGAACGCCGCCTCGCTGCGTCGGGGGATGGAGGCGGAGGGGTCGATCTTCCAATCGGACAGCGACACCGAAGTGATCCTGCACCTGGCGGCCCGGAGCCGCGCCACGGATCTCGCCGGTATGCTGAGCGAGGCACTGCGCCAGATCCACGGCGCCGCCTCCTTGGTGTTCGCCACCCGGGACACCCTGGTGGCCTACCGCGATCCGCACGGTTTTCGCCCCCTGGCGCTCGGCCGGGTGGGGAAGGCGACTGTGGTCGCCTCCGAGACCTGTGCCTTCGATCTCCTGGAAGCGGAGTTCGAGCGGGACATCCGGCCCGGGGAGCTCTTCCTCGTCGATGGGAACGGCCGGCGCAGTCTGCAGCTCGAGAGCGACGGTCCCCGGCACCAGTGCATCTTCGAGCACATCTATTTCGCCCGGCCCGACAGCCGCGTCTTCGGCGAGAAGGTGGACCGGGCTCGCCGCCGCAGCGGCAAGCAACTCGCCCGCGAGCATCCGGCCGCCGGCGACATCGTCATCGCCGTGCCCGACTCGAGCAACACCGCCGCCATGGGATACGCCCGCGTCTCCGGCCTGCGTTACGAGATCGGGCTCATCCGCAACCATTACATCGGTCGCACCTTCATCAATCCCGAGCCCGGGCTGCGCAGCTTCGGCGTACGGGTCAAGTTCAACCCGGTTCAGGGCGTCCTCGCCGGCCGCCGCGTTGTGGTGGTGGACGATTCCATCGTGCGGGGGACGACGATGCGCCAGCTGGTGCGCTTGATCCGTGGCGCCGGCGCCGCGGAGGTCCACCTGCGCATCGCCTCGCCGCCGATTCGCTGGCCTTGCTTCTATGGCATCGATACCCCGGCACGGGACGAGCTCCTGGCGGCGCGGATGTCGCTGGAGGCGATGCGGGAATCCCTCGGGGTGGACAGCCTGGGCTACCTGTCGCTGGAAGGCCTCCGCGCCTGCGTCGAGGATCCGCACAACTACTGCTCGGCCTGCTTCGATGGCGACTATCCGGTGGATCCCTTCGGCGCCGAGGAGGCGAAGGCGCGCCGCCGGGCCGCCCTGCCGGAAGGGGATGCGGTGATTTCCGGACGCCCCGGGCAAGACTTCCGGACGCACTGA
- a CDS encoding trypsin-like peptidase domain-containing protein codes for MAEPFRPASPLLRWRPYAAGLLTGVLVGVAVLAVLHFRAPRRSPDGAPAGVARGREHSAEVVRQSRTTAIVTAVDMTRRAVVTIRAAGPVAVKSPMLDLFRWPASRPRTVDREWVGSGFLLDRDGFIVTMAHVVQGATDLSVSLGDGSSALAEVVGIAPRFDLALLRAELGAHAEASPAQLGDSDEIMVGEWVIAIGSPFGDAVGDPQPSVSVGVISAVRRDLLPPEGHLGAWPYFDLLQTDAAINSGNSGGPLVNTNGEVIGVNMALYNVEMRAANVGVNFSVPINTVKWVVQELREVGEVRTPWVGWRLQEAMPPETRRRVGLAEEDGVLLVSAVEPGSPAARAGIRPGDVLMQLNGQEPYSLPRAERILFTTRVGDSIRAQLVKDGQRLDVVLEVEENPKVQAQRLQRRQRSRS; via the coding sequence ATGGCTGAACCCTTCCGGCCGGCCAGCCCGCTTCTCCGGTGGCGGCCTTATGCCGCCGGTTTGCTGACGGGCGTGCTGGTCGGTGTCGCAGTGCTCGCGGTGCTGCATTTTCGTGCTCCGCGGCGGAGCCCGGACGGCGCTCCTGCTGGAGTGGCGCGGGGACGCGAGCACTCCGCCGAGGTGGTGCGCCAGTCCCGCACCACCGCCATCGTCACCGCGGTGGACATGACGCGGCGCGCGGTGGTGACGATCCGCGCCGCCGGCCCCGTCGCGGTGAAATCGCCGATGCTCGATCTCTTCCGCTGGCCCGCGAGCCGGCCACGTACGGTGGACCGCGAGTGGGTGGGGAGCGGTTTCCTCCTCGATCGCGACGGCTTCATCGTCACCATGGCGCACGTGGTGCAAGGGGCCACCGACCTGAGCGTCAGCCTCGGGGACGGCAGCAGCGCTCTCGCCGAGGTGGTGGGCATCGCACCGCGCTTCGACCTGGCGCTCCTGCGCGCCGAGCTCGGCGCGCACGCCGAGGCCAGCCCGGCGCAGCTCGGCGACAGCGACGAGATCATGGTCGGCGAATGGGTCATCGCCATCGGCAGTCCCTTCGGCGATGCCGTCGGCGACCCGCAGCCCTCGGTGAGCGTTGGGGTCATCAGCGCCGTGCGGCGGGACCTGCTGCCGCCGGAAGGCCACCTCGGAGCCTGGCCTTACTTCGATCTGCTGCAGACCGATGCGGCGATCAACAGCGGCAACAGCGGCGGTCCCTTGGTGAACACCAACGGCGAGGTGATCGGCGTCAACATGGCGCTCTACAACGTCGAAATGCGCGCCGCCAACGTGGGCGTCAATTTCTCCGTGCCGATCAACACGGTGAAATGGGTGGTGCAGGAGTTGCGCGAGGTGGGGGAAGTGCGCACCCCCTGGGTGGGGTGGCGCTTGCAAGAGGCGATGCCGCCGGAAACGCGCCGGCGCGTAGGACTGGCCGAGGAAGACGGGGTGCTGCTGGTGAGCGCGGTGGAACCAGGGAGCCCGGCGGCGCGCGCCGGCATCCGGCCTGGTGACGTGCTCATGCAATTGAACGGCCAGGAACCTTACTCGCTGCCACGCGCCGAGCGCATCCTCTTCACGACGCGCGTCGGCGACAGCATCCGCGCCCAGTTGGTGAAGGATGGACAGCGGCTGGACGTGGTGTTAGAAGTAGAGGAGAACCCGAAGGTGCAGGCGCAGCGGCTGCAGCGCCGCCAGCGTTCGCGGAGCTGA
- a CDS encoding energy-coupling factor transporter transmembrane protein EcfT, with the protein MRLVGLALGRYIPRSSPLHRLDAGIKLVGAFCLATASLCSSRLDLQLLQGVVLLAAFLLARLPARLLLRALRGAAWLLAFVALANLGWAAVSGGWTREQNPAEFGVLLARLLDLVLLSVLFTATTVPVDLARGLDRLLGPLRRLRLPVHELGFLLVLALSFIPIFLAEARSLVAAHRTKMGGSRWRWWHRLQAVVPLAVPLFLSVLRRADELAVALDARCFVPGRPRTAFVPPRHGRAEGTCLALCLLVLLASVWLRR; encoded by the coding sequence ATGCGTCTCGTCGGTCTCGCTCTCGGGCGCTACATTCCCCGTTCCTCGCCGCTGCACCGGTTGGATGCGGGCATCAAGCTCGTGGGTGCCTTCTGTTTGGCCACGGCTTCCCTCTGCAGTTCCAGGCTCGACCTGCAGCTGTTGCAGGGAGTGGTTCTTCTCGCCGCTTTCCTTCTCGCCCGCCTACCGGCGCGCTTGCTGCTGCGGGCCCTGCGCGGGGCGGCGTGGCTGCTCGCTTTCGTCGCCCTCGCCAACCTCGGATGGGCGGCCGTCTCCGGCGGTTGGACCCGGGAACAGAATCCAGCCGAGTTCGGCGTCCTCTTGGCCAGGCTCTTGGATCTCGTCCTGCTGAGCGTGCTCTTCACCGCCACCACCGTACCGGTGGATCTCGCCCGTGGCCTCGATCGACTCCTCGGACCTTTGCGGCGCCTGCGTCTCCCGGTGCACGAGCTCGGCTTCCTCCTCGTTCTCGCCTTGAGCTTCATCCCGATCTTCCTCGCCGAAGCGCGCAGCCTCGTGGCCGCGCACCGTACCAAGATGGGCGGCTCGCGCTGGCGCTGGTGGCATCGGCTGCAAGCCGTGGTGCCTCTCGCGGTACCGCTCTTTTTGAGCGTCTTGCGGCGCGCCGACGAACTCGCTGTGGCCCTCGACGCCCGCTGCTTCGTCCCCGGGCGCCCGCGCACCGCCTTCGTTCCGCCGCGTCACGGGCGAGCGGAAGGCACCTGTCTGGCCCTCTGCCTGCTCGTTCTCCTTGCGTCCGTCTGGCTGCGGCGCTAG
- a CDS encoding aspartate-semialdehyde dehydrogenase, which produces MSRLRIAVVGATGAVGQEMLRVLEQRGIGVEELRAFASPPSRGAAVVFRGEPLPLRLLEPGCFRGLDFALFSAGAERSRQYAPQAVQEGAVVVDNSSAFRLDAAVPLVVPEVNASALDGHRGLVANPNCSTIQMVVALKPVRDLFGLRRVVVATYQSVSGAGRRSMGELEAASRAYLAGTPEPREVYPRGIAFDVVPHIDVLDAAGWSREETKMRQESRKILGMPELRLSATCVRVPVFRCHSEAVHVETESPVDLEALRTAMQRQPGLALRPEADYPLARELAGRDEVGVGRLRLDPQEPRSLAFWVVSDNLRKGAALNAVQIVEHLCQARVRGGT; this is translated from the coding sequence ATGAGCAGGTTGCGCATCGCCGTCGTCGGTGCGACAGGAGCCGTGGGTCAGGAGATGCTGCGGGTGCTGGAGCAGCGCGGCATCGGCGTGGAGGAGCTGCGCGCCTTCGCTTCGCCCCCATCGCGCGGCGCTGCGGTCGTTTTTCGTGGTGAGCCGTTGCCGCTCCGCCTCCTGGAGCCGGGCTGTTTCCGCGGCCTCGATTTCGCCCTCTTCTCCGCCGGCGCCGAGCGCAGCCGGCAATACGCCCCACAAGCCGTGCAGGAAGGGGCGGTGGTGGTGGACAACAGCAGCGCTTTCCGCCTGGATGCGGCGGTGCCGCTGGTGGTTCCGGAAGTCAATGCCTCGGCTTTGGACGGGCACCGCGGTCTCGTCGCCAACCCCAACTGTTCCACCATCCAGATGGTGGTGGCGCTCAAGCCGGTGCGCGACCTCTTCGGTCTGCGTCGCGTCGTCGTGGCCACGTATCAGTCGGTGTCCGGTGCCGGCCGCCGCTCCATGGGAGAACTGGAAGCCGCGAGTCGCGCCTACCTGGCGGGCACTCCCGAACCGCGCGAGGTGTATCCGCGCGGCATCGCCTTCGACGTAGTGCCGCACATCGACGTCCTCGACGCCGCAGGCTGGAGTCGCGAGGAAACCAAGATGCGCCAGGAAAGCCGCAAGATCCTCGGGATGCCGGAGCTGCGTTTGTCGGCCACGTGTGTTCGCGTCCCCGTGTTCCGCTGTCACAGCGAAGCCGTGCACGTGGAGACCGAGAGCCCCGTCGACCTGGAGGCGTTGCGCACCGCCATGCAACGCCAGCCCGGGCTGGCCCTGCGCCCGGAGGCGGACTACCCGCTGGCGCGCGAGCTCGCCGGCCGCGACGAGGTCGGGGTCGGCCGCTTGCGGCTCGATCCACAGGAGCCGCGCAGCCTGGCGTTTTGGGTGGTGTCGGACAATCTGCGCAAGGGCGCGGCGCTGAACGCGGTGCAGATCGTCGAGCACCTTTGCCAGGCGCGAGTGCGCGGCGGCACCTGA
- the purB gene encoding adenylosuccinate lyase yields MIPRYSRPEMAALWSDANRLRLWTEIEILACEALAATGVIPAAEVATLRRQAKQAGVDAAQVAEREKATDHDVAAFVDVLAAAVGPASRWLHFGLTSSDVLDTALAVQLRDSGRLLLGGVDAFAAVLLRRAQEFRLTPMVGRTHGMHAEPLTFGLKLLHWYAEMRRHRLRLGRAVDAVAVGKLSGAVGTFAALGPEVEARVCRALELGCEPLATQVVPRDRHAEFVAALALLGSGLERIATELRHLQRSEVGEVEEAFAATQKGSSSMPHKRNPIRSERLVGLARVLRSQVTPALENVALWHERDISHSAVERIILPDACLAADYMLALATQLVDGLVVRPERMRRNLESSRGLVFSQALLLALVGAGLLRDRAYRLVQEASRAAREGERSLRDVALETEGIEAVLGRAQVEKVFDLDHQLRHVDQLFARVLEADGA; encoded by the coding sequence TTGATTCCGCGCTACAGCCGTCCCGAGATGGCGGCGCTCTGGAGCGACGCCAACCGCCTGCGTTTGTGGACGGAGATCGAAATCCTGGCCTGCGAGGCCCTGGCGGCCACCGGCGTCATCCCGGCCGCCGAAGTCGCGACGCTCCGCCGCCAGGCGAAGCAGGCCGGGGTGGACGCGGCGCAGGTGGCGGAGCGCGAGAAGGCCACGGACCACGACGTCGCTGCCTTCGTCGACGTTCTCGCCGCCGCGGTCGGTCCGGCGTCGCGCTGGCTCCACTTCGGCCTCACCAGCTCCGATGTTCTCGACACCGCGCTGGCCGTGCAATTGCGCGACAGTGGTCGCTTGCTGCTCGGCGGCGTCGACGCCTTCGCCGCCGTCCTCCTGCGGCGCGCGCAAGAGTTCCGCCTCACTCCCATGGTGGGGCGCACCCATGGGATGCATGCCGAACCCCTCACCTTCGGTCTCAAGCTCTTGCACTGGTACGCCGAGATGCGGCGCCACCGACTGCGTCTCGGCCGCGCCGTGGACGCCGTGGCGGTGGGCAAGCTCTCCGGCGCCGTCGGCACCTTTGCCGCTCTCGGACCCGAGGTGGAGGCCCGGGTGTGCCGCGCCTTGGAGCTCGGCTGCGAGCCCCTCGCCACCCAGGTCGTGCCGCGCGACCGGCACGCCGAGTTCGTCGCCGCCCTGGCCTTGCTCGGCTCCGGTTTGGAGCGAATCGCCACCGAGCTGCGGCACCTGCAGCGGAGCGAGGTCGGCGAGGTGGAGGAAGCCTTCGCGGCGACGCAGAAGGGCAGCTCCTCCATGCCGCACAAGCGCAACCCCATACGCAGCGAACGCCTCGTCGGCCTGGCGCGGGTGCTGCGCTCCCAGGTGACGCCGGCGCTGGAGAACGTGGCTCTGTGGCACGAGCGCGACATCTCCCACAGCGCCGTGGAACGCATCATCCTTCCGGATGCCTGTCTCGCTGCCGACTACATGTTGGCCCTGGCCACGCAGCTCGTCGACGGGCTCGTGGTGCGGCCCGAGCGCATGCGGCGCAACCTCGAATCGAGCCGCGGTCTGGTGTTCTCGCAAGCGTTGCTCCTCGCCCTCGTCGGCGCCGGGCTGCTCCGGGATCGGGCCTATCGCCTGGTGCAGGAGGCGAGCCGTGCCGCCCGCGAGGGCGAACGCAGTTTGCGCGACGTCGCTTTGGAGACCGAAGGCATCGAGGCTGTTCTCGGCCGCGCCCAGGTGGAGAAAGTCTTCGATCTCGACCACCAGCTACGGCACGTGGACCAGCTTTTCGCCCGGGTGTTGGAGGCGGACGGCGCATGA
- the purL gene encoding phosphoribosylformylglycinamidine synthase subunit PurL — protein sequence MNTRAPALQLGALDDADLAQALRHLGLHLRVEEVRRLLGRLEREPTLAELALLDSMWSEHCSYKSSRALLRLLPTQGPQVVLGPGADAGVVRLPRRSENGSLELRGATHCLALGHESHNHPSQLLPFEGASTGIGGIVRDVYCMGAEVIGVLDALRFGDPDGPQAEVVRQIVRGVVAGIAHYGNALGVPNLGGEVEFDGAFDDNCLVNVVALGSMEESDLVPSRAPAVAGEADYVLLLVGKPTDDSGLGGAAFASGILDTDEATQERGAVQLPDPFFKRVLSEANRAALALLRQSGRPFAMKDLGAAGLGGAATEIAGSLGLVLDLDAVHRDQPERSAAVLLVAETQERYVFAVPASLATELRRLYEEDFELGRMVRGAGARVIGRFDSSGRVRVLQHGLVHVDLPTEWVTQAEEMHWPRTARRATPPRPAELRGLLRRDLEKDLRAVLGSRAGGSRWPLFAHYDSDVQGHTAFRPGDADAGLLVPWRDEELAVAVAVAGPARRGSRDAYLAAQATVCEAVRNVVAVGATPWALTDCLNFGSPENPECMHELEETVRGLADAADALGFRGFPLPFVSGNVSLYNESRAGRAIPPTPIVACVGVALEVGRCRGMALKEAGEVLLRLGAQSSALGGSLYAAVTEQQELFLSAPPSLDLEAEKRSAEAVLAAYDAGALHACRDLGAGGVLLALLEMSFGRRGQPRLGLRLRLGADALPVPARLFGEAPGYVCAVPRRELDGFERLCAAHGVPCQHLGEVLDRPELELQAEGTDLRLPLAPLAHLWLQALQDVLLEEVAR from the coding sequence ATGAACACCCGTGCTCCGGCGTTGCAGCTCGGCGCCCTGGACGATGCGGATCTGGCTCAGGCTCTGCGGCATTTGGGTCTCCACCTCCGCGTCGAGGAGGTGCGCCGGTTGCTCGGCCGGCTGGAGCGCGAGCCGACGCTGGCGGAGCTGGCGCTTCTCGACAGCATGTGGAGCGAGCACTGCTCCTACAAGAGCAGCCGGGCACTGTTGCGCCTGCTCCCCACCCAAGGTCCGCAGGTCGTGCTCGGCCCCGGTGCGGACGCCGGGGTGGTGCGGCTGCCGCGGCGCAGCGAGAACGGCAGCCTCGAGCTTCGGGGCGCGACGCACTGCCTCGCCCTGGGCCACGAGAGCCACAACCATCCGAGCCAGCTGTTGCCCTTCGAAGGTGCCTCCACCGGTATCGGCGGCATCGTACGCGACGTCTACTGCATGGGAGCGGAGGTGATCGGAGTCCTCGATGCCCTGCGTTTCGGCGATCCCGACGGCCCCCAGGCCGAAGTGGTGCGGCAGATCGTGCGCGGTGTAGTGGCAGGAATCGCCCACTACGGCAATGCCCTCGGCGTTCCCAACCTGGGCGGCGAGGTGGAGTTCGACGGCGCCTTCGACGACAACTGTTTGGTCAACGTGGTCGCCCTGGGCAGCATGGAGGAGTCGGATCTGGTGCCGAGCCGCGCCCCGGCGGTCGCGGGCGAGGCAGACTATGTCCTCCTCCTGGTGGGCAAGCCCACCGATGACAGCGGCCTCGGCGGTGCGGCCTTCGCTTCCGGCATTCTCGACACCGACGAGGCCACCCAGGAACGGGGCGCGGTGCAGCTCCCCGACCCCTTCTTCAAGCGTGTGCTCAGCGAAGCGAACCGGGCGGCGCTCGCCTTGCTTCGCCAGAGCGGCCGTCCCTTCGCCATGAAGGATCTCGGCGCCGCCGGCTTGGGGGGCGCGGCGACCGAGATCGCTGGCAGCCTGGGCCTCGTCCTCGACCTCGACGCCGTGCACCGCGATCAGCCGGAGCGGAGCGCGGCGGTGCTCCTGGTGGCGGAGACGCAGGAGCGCTATGTCTTCGCCGTTCCGGCGTCGCTGGCCACCGAGCTGCGCCGGCTCTACGAGGAAGACTTCGAACTCGGCCGGATGGTGCGCGGTGCCGGGGCTCGCGTCATCGGCCGCTTCGACTCGAGCGGGCGGGTGCGGGTGCTGCAGCACGGCCTCGTGCACGTGGATCTGCCCACCGAATGGGTGACCCAGGCGGAGGAGATGCATTGGCCGCGCACGGCCCGTCGCGCCACGCCGCCGCGGCCCGCCGAGCTCCGCGGCCTGCTCCGGCGGGACCTGGAAAAGGACCTGCGCGCCGTGCTCGGCTCCCGCGCCGGTGGTTCGCGTTGGCCGCTGTTCGCGCACTACGACAGCGATGTGCAGGGGCACACGGCCTTCCGTCCCGGGGATGCGGACGCCGGTTTGCTCGTGCCCTGGCGCGACGAGGAACTGGCCGTCGCGGTGGCCGTGGCCGGCCCGGCGCGCCGCGGCAGCAGGGACGCTTACCTCGCGGCGCAAGCGACGGTGTGCGAGGCGGTGCGCAATGTCGTCGCCGTGGGGGCCACGCCCTGGGCCCTGACCGACTGCCTCAACTTCGGCAGCCCGGAGAATCCCGAGTGCATGCACGAGCTGGAAGAGACGGTGCGAGGTCTGGCGGACGCAGCGGACGCTCTCGGCTTCCGCGGTTTCCCCCTGCCGTTCGTCTCCGGAAACGTGAGCTTGTACAACGAGAGCCGCGCCGGTCGCGCCATTCCACCGACGCCCATCGTGGCCTGCGTCGGTGTGGCCCTCGAGGTCGGCCGCTGTCGGGGGATGGCGCTGAAGGAAGCCGGGGAGGTCCTGCTCCGCCTCGGAGCGCAGAGTTCGGCTCTCGGCGGCAGCCTCTACGCCGCGGTCACGGAACAACAGGAGTTGTTCCTGTCCGCGCCACCGAGTCTCGATCTGGAGGCAGAAAAGCGCAGCGCCGAGGCCGTGCTCGCCGCCTACGACGCGGGCGCGCTGCACGCTTGCCGGGACCTCGGTGCCGGGGGCGTCCTGCTCGCACTCTTGGAGATGAGCTTCGGGCGCCGCGGCCAGCCCAGGCTCGGCCTGCGCTTGCGCCTAGGCGCGGACGCCCTGCCCGTCCCGGCGCGTCTCTTCGGCGAAGCACCGGGGTACGTCTGTGCCGTGCCGCGCCGCGAGCTCGACGGATTCGAAAGACTTTGCGCTGCCCACGGCGTTCCGTGCCAGCATCTCGGCGAGGTCCTCGACCGGCCGGAGCTGGAGCTGCAGGCGGAAGGCACAGATCTGCGTTTGCCTCTGGCGCCTCTGGCGCACCTCTGGCTGCAGGCGCTCCAGGATGTGCTCCTCGAGGAGGTGGCTCGATGA
- the truA gene encoding tRNA pseudouridine(38-40) synthase TruA: MTNYRIDLAYDGSDFHGWQVQPGQRTVQGELQQALEHLFGDLAVPEGAGRTDAGVHAVGQVASFRHDEAREPAWLRRALGGLLPRDIQVHEVRQVPAEFSARHSAVARSYRYRWHRGSSVFWRRYSLEVPESLRAEPMDEAARLLLGEHDFTAFAASDAGVHCLCLVERVRVRSQAAWVDLDITANRFLHNMVRRIAGALLEVGVGRLQPSALRDILEQRDRGRGGPCLPPQALFLLGVRYPGEPGPGLEPASFLEWKW, encoded by the coding sequence ATGACGAACTACCGCATCGATCTCGCTTACGACGGCAGCGATTTCCATGGCTGGCAGGTGCAGCCTGGCCAACGCACGGTGCAGGGAGAACTGCAGCAGGCGCTGGAACACTTGTTCGGAGACCTGGCGGTGCCGGAAGGCGCCGGCAGGACCGACGCCGGCGTGCACGCGGTGGGGCAGGTGGCGAGCTTCCGCCACGACGAGGCGCGGGAGCCAGCCTGGCTGCGGCGGGCCCTCGGTGGCCTCCTGCCGCGGGACATCCAGGTGCACGAGGTGCGGCAGGTGCCGGCGGAGTTCTCCGCACGTCACAGCGCGGTGGCGCGCAGCTACCGCTACCGCTGGCATCGCGGCAGCAGCGTCTTCTGGCGTCGCTACAGCTTGGAGGTGCCCGAGTCGCTGCGCGCCGAACCCATGGACGAAGCGGCGCGCCTGCTCCTCGGCGAACATGATTTCACCGCCTTCGCCGCCAGCGACGCCGGCGTTCACTGCCTCTGCCTGGTGGAGCGGGTCCGGGTTCGTTCCCAGGCCGCCTGGGTGGACCTCGACATCACCGCCAATCGCTTCCTGCACAACATGGTGCGGCGGATCGCTGGAGCCTTGCTCGAGGTCGGGGTGGGGCGCTTGCAGCCGAGCGCGTTGCGCGACATCCTGGAGCAGAGGGACCGCGGCCGAGGCGGTCCCTGCTTGCCGCCCCAGGCGCTTTTCCTCCTGGGCGTGCGCTATCCTGGGGAGCCCGGTCCGGGCCTGGAGCCGGCTTCGTTCCTCGAGTGGAAATGGTGA